The segment CTGCGTTTTCAGGATGCCGCCTACCTGTCCAGTCCAGAGGATATCTACGTCTCTCCTTCCCAGGTCAATAAATTTGATCTGCGCTCCGGTGACACGGTTTCCGGATCGGTACGACCCCCCAAAGGCGGAGAAAAGTACTTTGCACTGCTGACGGTTGAAGCCATCAATTCAGAAGAACCGGAATTTGTGCTAAAGATGCGCCGCCACAAGCGCTTTGAAAAATTAACCCCCCTTTATCCCGACGAACGCATCCAGCAGGAGACGGAACCCCATCTGATTACCGGCCGCGTCATGGATTTATTGACCCCGATCGGTAAAGGTCAGCGCGGACTGATCGTGGCCGCTCCCCGCACCGGCAAGACCATGATTCTGCAGAGTATTGCCAAATCCATTGAAGTCAACCACCCGGAAGTGGTCTTGATTGTATTGCTGATCGACGAGCGGCCTGAAGAAGTAACCGATATGGCGCGCAACGTGAATGGTGAAGTCATTTCTTCCACATTTGATGAGATTCCCATGCGCCACACCAAGGTGGCGGATATCGTGCTGGAGAAAGCCAAACGGCTGGTGGAGATGGGTAAAGACGTGGTCATTCTGCTGGATTCCATTACCCGGCTGGCACGAGCCCATAACGCCATTACGCCGTCATCCGGCAAGGTCCTTTCCGGCGGCATCGATGCCAACGCCCTGAACAAACCCAAAAAGTTCTTTGGCGCTGCGCGCAATATTGAAGAGGGAGGAAGCCTGACCATCCTGGCGACCGCTCTGGTGGATACGGGCAGCCGCATGGACGAAGTGATTTTTGAAGAGTTCAAGGGTACCGGTAACATGGAAATCAACCTGGATCGCAGGCTTGTGGACAAGCGGGTATTCCCCGCCATCGATATCTTCCGTTCCGGAACCCGCAGAGAGGAGTTGCTGATTGATCCTCCCGACCTCAACAAAATATGGGTTTTGCGCAAAGTGCTTTCCCAAATGTCTGAAGTCGAAGCCATGGAGCTTTTGATTGAGAAACTGTCCAAAACCAAGACCAATCAGGACTTTATTAAAATGATGTCCCAGGGTATGTAATCCAAAGGGGAACCTAAAGATTCGGGAACAGGAGGGGAGGCATGATTCGGAATTTCAGCGAATTGAGAGCCGCGGCTGCATCTAGACGGGAAGTAGTGGTGGGAGTTCCGTCACCGGAGGACGACAATTCCATCCGCACAATCCTGTTGTGCCGCCGTGAAGGCATTGGCAAATTCGTCCTCAGCGGCCGAAAAGATGTGATCGAAAGTTGCATTAAAGACAACGGCGGCAATCCGGATGATTTTCAGATCATTCCCGCGGCTTCAGCATCGCAAGCCGCCGCCGTGGTGGTTGCACTGGCCCGGGAACAGAAGGTCGGTGTGATTTTAAAGGGTTTTCTATCCACCGCTGAATTGATGGCGCCGGTGTTGCATCGCGAGACCGGCCTGCGCACCGGGCGCTTGCTCAGCGACATACTGGTGGTTGAGAATCCCATCCCGGCGGGGGATTCCGGCTTGCTGGGCATGACCGACGGCGGGTTGAACATCCTGCCCGGTCTGGAAGAAAAAAAGCAGATTGTTGAAAACGCTGCCGCCGTATTTCATTGCCTGGGTATACCTGAACCCCGGATCGGCATCATGGCGGCTTCAGAGAAAGTCAAGGAAGCCATGCCCGCTACGCTGCATGCCCGGGAGTTGACGGACATGAACCGCAGGGGAACGATCCAGGGATGCAAAGTCTATGGCCCACTGGCCCTGGATATCGCTGTGTCCCGTGAAGCCGCGGAACACAAGGGCATCGCCGATGCCGTTGCCGGCAATGTCCAGATCATGGTGGTCCCGAGTGTGGAAGCCGGGAATCTCCTGGGTAAGGCGTTCACATACTACCTGCGGATTCCAGTCGCTCACGTGATCATAGGAGCCCGCCTTCCCATTCTCATTCCTTCACGCAATGAGACCGAGACCGATAAGATCAACTCCGTGGCCCTGGGGATTGTCTGTGGCTGCAACTGAACCTGAAACGGGCACGCCCGTGGTTCTCAGGCGATTTGCTTTAACCCTCCCGCTCTCTATCCTGCTCATGGTTTCCGGGCACCTATTGCCGGAGGATGCGCCCATGCGGTGTTCCACCCTGGAGGCTGCGCGCGCAACCATGCAATCGATAAAACCCTTCCGCGCGACATTTGTGCAGCAGGTTTACTATGACGAAGAACTGGCGATCGAAGAGAAAGGCGACCTGTTGTTTGTCCATCCACGCAGGATACGCTGGACCTACCGTGATCCCGAACTAAAGATCTTTCTGCTGGAGGCGGACCGCTATCGTTTTTATGAACCGGAGGCCCGCCAACTGACCCTCGGTGTCATGCGGGGCCGGCAAGGCGGGTGGATATGGCAACTTCTGGCATCAACGGATGTGGATGTAGTCGAATCCTGCCCTCCGTCGGGAAAGGAAATGGTGCTGCGGGATCCAGTCGACGGCACACGTTTCCAGCTTCGCCTGGACGATCAACACCGGGTTGTCCGTGTGGAACACATGGATTCGGGGGGGGCACGCCACGTTTACCTGTTGCAAGACTACCGGGCCCGGGTGGCGGTTAGCGGGGATGAATTTCAACTAGAGATCCCCGAAGACACGGAAGTGGTGAACATGGATGCGGAATCACCTTGATAAGTGGGTCAAAAACCTTATTCCCAGGTTGTCCGTAAATGATAATGGATGACGATCAGACATTGATCAGGCGGATCCTGAAAGGAGATCGATCATCCTTTGAGCAACTGATGCAACAGTACAACAAGCGCATGTTTAACTTTATTTTTCGCATGGTACGCGATGAAGAAATCGCCGTGGAGTTGACGCAGGACTTTTTTATCAAGATCTTCACGGTTATTCACAAGTACAATTTCCAATACAAATTTTCCACCTGGGCTTATCGGATCTGCTACAACCTGGTTATTGATCATGTACGCAAACAACCTGTATACGTGGATTCTCTGGATCAAAACCCGTTGTCACGCAAGCAATTGGCTGGAACCGACCAGGTGGTGCGTGAGGACGGTTTTACCAATCTGGAAAAAGCAGAGATGCGTGACTACATATGGGCTATGGTGGATCGGATCCCGGAAAAATACCGCTACCTGATCCTGCTGCGTTATCAACAAGGATTGAAATACGAAGAGATCGCAGGCGTTACCGACTTGCCGGTGGGGACGGTAAAAAACAGGATTTTCAAGGCCAAGGAACTGATCCGCAGGGAGATTGCAGAAGATGGAATGCCCACAAAATGAAAGGCTTGCACACTACGTAGAAGGAGATCTCAGCCCGATTCAATCCGCCATGATCCGTGATCACTTGATTCATTGCAAACCTTGCCGTTCCCGGTTGCGCCAGTTTCAAAAAGTGGAAGCGGGACTTGTCTATCCGCCCATGCGCACACCTCCGCTTTGTATCGAGAAATCGGTCATGCGTCGTTTGTTTCCCGTGTTGCCGACTTACGGGGCCGTGCTGGCTTTTGTGGCGGCCAGTTTTCTGCTTCTGGTTACCTGGATCTACATTTATTTTGATTTTGCCAACAACAGCCTGGTTCAAGCCATGCAGGTCACTTCCAACCGGCTTTTCCGCTTTGCCGGGGGGATTGTCCAGGGGATATCTGCTGTTTTTTCCACTGTTTACGCCTCTTTTAAGGCATTTTCCAAGTTGCTTTCCGCCGTGCTGAACCTTCAAATCCAAGCGGAACTCCTGCTCTTTATGTTACTGATTGCGGCCATGGGGCCGGCCGTGGTTCTGTATCGCATGATTTTTGCGCGCCAACGGAAACAACGGCAAACGCGGGCGATATAATGATGCGAAGATATGTCATGGCTCTCTTGGGGCTGATATTGGTTTCCACATGGATCCAGGCGCAGGGATTCCGGATGCACCGGGACGTCTCGGTCGAGCCCGGAGAAACCGTGGCTGAGAATGTCTTGGCATGGAAAGGCCGGGTGGACATACAGGGAACCCTGGAAGAATCACTGTTTCTAATCGGCGGTAGTGCGAGAATCTCCGGTATCGTGAAAAAAGATGTGATCGGATTTTCCGCAAATATTGAGTTGCTGCCGGGAACCGTTATCCTGGGGGAACTTTTAATGATCGGGGGAGAGTTGAACCGCAAAGAAGATGTCCGGATCGAAGGCGGCCACCTCCACTTTCGCTATGACCTGAAACGTTTGCGCAGCTCGTTGCACCCCATTTTTTCCGAATCCCGTTCCATGGGTTTTTTCCGGGCCGCAAAGATCATTATCTGGTTTGTCATTACCCTGTTGACATTCGTGTTGTTTCCCCGTAGCGTCATGTACGCGGAGGGGGTCCTGTCCGCTCGAACCTGGCGCCTGGGGATTACCGGTTTGGGCACGCTGTTGGTATTTATTGCGCTGACCCTGTTGTGCCTGTTTCTCAGTTTCATTCTGATCGGAATTCCTTTGTTGTTCTTGTTGATACTGGCCTGGTTTGCCGTATTGGTTCTGGGGAGGACCGTGGTGTTTTATGCAATCGGCAGACGCTTGATGCAACGTGCGGGATATGCCGGTTCCAGTGTTCCCCTGGCGCTTTTGGTCGCCACTGTTGGTTTCGGATTGTTAAAGTTCGTCCCGCTGGTGGGTACCGCCGCATTGTTGCTGTTGAATCTGGTGGAAATCGGTACGGGCGCCGCCTACCTGATGCGCCGCCTGCGCAGGCAAAAGGTCACATAGGCACTTTGGCAGGGGAGTGTCTGACACCTGTGGCTGCCGACGACCGTTTTTCAACATGGTAGGCATAAAGCGATTCCTTTGCGCATGCCTCTGTATCGTGATTGCCTTGGGCATGGTAACCTGTGCCAAACCCTGGTTGAAAGGCTTGGAAGCGGGAGAGTGTGTTCCCGCAGATTATGGCGACGTGATCCTGGTTCTGGGCGGCGGACTCAGACCCAACCTGAATTTCGGCTACAGCACGGCCGAACGTCTGAAACTGGCGGTTTCACTTTACAGACAAAACTCCCGTGCCATCATCGTTTCGGATGGCTCTCTTTACCGCGGCAGTCCGGCCGTACCCGTGATGAAAACGTGGTTAACCCGGCAGGGAGTCGCTCCCGAACACATTATCCTGGAAGGCCGCAGCCAAAACACCCTGCAAAACCTCACCCACGGGCTGGCCTTGGTCAGAAGCCGGGGATTTCAGCAGGTGATTGCATGCACGTCACCCTATCATCAGGCGCGGGTGAAAATGCTCATGCAACATTTGGACTATCCTGATTTCCGCATCGCGCGCATGGATGAATCCGAAATCCGTTTCCATTCCGGAGTGCGACAATGGCTGCGCAACCTGCGTTTGATCGCGCGTGAATACCTGGCTATCCTGCGCTTTCGCCTTTTCAGAAGCGCATTGCCTTGACATGAGAGGGTTTTTTCATTAGAATAGCGCTTTCACTCTAACCCCCGTCGCCGGGAAGGAGAATTCAGATGCAAAATATCCTGTTGTTCGGAATTGCTCCAGTCTCAGCCGCAATCGCCCTTCTGGCCGCCTGGCTGTTCTACCGCCAGATCATGAAGCTGCCGGAAGGCAATGCCAAGATGATTGAAATCGCTGAAGCGGTTCGACGAGGTGCCAGGGCATATATCAAACAGCAA is part of the Candidatus Aminicenantes bacterium genome and harbors:
- a CDS encoding zf-HC2 domain-containing protein, with product MECPQNERLAHYVEGDLSPIQSAMIRDHLIHCKPCRSRLRQFQKVEAGLVYPPMRTPPLCIEKSVMRRLFPVLPTYGAVLAFVAASFLLLVTWIYIYFDFANNSLVQAMQVTSNRLFRFAGGIVQGISAVFSTVYASFKAFSKLLSAVLNLQIQAELLLFMLLIAAMGPAVVLYRMIFARQRKQRQTRAI
- a CDS encoding YdcF family protein, translating into MSDTCGCRRPFFNMVGIKRFLCACLCIVIALGMVTCAKPWLKGLEAGECVPADYGDVILVLGGGLRPNLNFGYSTAERLKLAVSLYRQNSRAIIVSDGSLYRGSPAVPVMKTWLTRQGVAPEHIILEGRSQNTLQNLTHGLALVRSRGFQQVIACTSPYHQARVKMLMQHLDYPDFRIARMDESEIRFHSGVRQWLRNLRLIAREYLAILRFRLFRSALP
- a CDS encoding sigma-70 family RNA polymerase sigma factor, encoding MIMDDDQTLIRRILKGDRSSFEQLMQQYNKRMFNFIFRMVRDEEIAVELTQDFFIKIFTVIHKYNFQYKFSTWAYRICYNLVIDHVRKQPVYVDSLDQNPLSRKQLAGTDQVVREDGFTNLEKAEMRDYIWAMVDRIPEKYRYLILLRYQQGLKYEEIAGVTDLPVGTVKNRIFKAKELIRREIAEDGMPTK
- a CDS encoding phosphate butyryltransferase, with protein sequence MIRNFSELRAAAASRREVVVGVPSPEDDNSIRTILLCRREGIGKFVLSGRKDVIESCIKDNGGNPDDFQIIPAASASQAAAVVVALAREQKVGVILKGFLSTAELMAPVLHRETGLRTGRLLSDILVVENPIPAGDSGLLGMTDGGLNILPGLEEKKQIVENAAAVFHCLGIPEPRIGIMAASEKVKEAMPATLHARELTDMNRRGTIQGCKVYGPLALDIAVSREAAEHKGIADAVAGNVQIMVVPSVEAGNLLGKAFTYYLRIPVAHVIIGARLPILIPSRNETETDKINSVALGIVCGCN
- a CDS encoding outer membrane lipoprotein carrier protein LolA, encoding MRPRPIRSTPWPWGLSVAATEPETGTPVVLRRFALTLPLSILLMVSGHLLPEDAPMRCSTLEAARATMQSIKPFRATFVQQVYYDEELAIEEKGDLLFVHPRRIRWTYRDPELKIFLLEADRYRFYEPEARQLTLGVMRGRQGGWIWQLLASTDVDVVESCPPSGKEMVLRDPVDGTRFQLRLDDQHRVVRVEHMDSGGARHVYLLQDYRARVAVSGDEFQLEIPEDTEVVNMDAESP
- a CDS encoding transcription termination factor Rho, producing MNSLKELKNMSPQQLKEIAQQYKLNEADIKDRNALYFNILNAQANANGKLFAEGVIEIHNEGYGFLRFQDAAYLSSPEDIYVSPSQVNKFDLRSGDTVSGSVRPPKGGEKYFALLTVEAINSEEPEFVLKMRRHKRFEKLTPLYPDERIQQETEPHLITGRVMDLLTPIGKGQRGLIVAAPRTGKTMILQSIAKSIEVNHPEVVLIVLLIDERPEEVTDMARNVNGEVISSTFDEIPMRHTKVADIVLEKAKRLVEMGKDVVILLDSITRLARAHNAITPSSGKVLSGGIDANALNKPKKFFGAARNIEEGGSLTILATALVDTGSRMDEVIFEEFKGTGNMEINLDRRLVDKRVFPAIDIFRSGTRREELLIDPPDLNKIWVLRKVLSQMSEVEAMELLIEKLSKTKTNQDFIKMMSQGM